The nucleotide sequence tatttaattttatatttaagcacATAATGAAAGTctaaaatgaccaataatacgaccaacgcacaatatacgtcatgaACGATACTTGCATACACGATCTTTTCTTTCccgaaaacaaattcattttttccgagtaatcgggtgcccgagtactcgatcgaaagattgtccgagtCCTCGAGTACCagttttactactcgttgccatgcCTACTAAATAATATCAGTATGTGAGTCTCATTACGTTCGCTAGCTCACAGACAACTGTTTTATATGAGCCCCTAAACCAAACGCAGAACAAACCGCAAGCCGCGAACATACAAGTATACTAATTACAAACAACTGCCTgataacatacatttatattttattccaaaGTGTGAAATCGAACtcgaaaatatatattgcagaTCACAAAACTAAAcctgacacaaaacaaaacaaagatgaGAGCGAGAAGAATGGAGAAGAAGACTACGTGACTGTTGAAATTCCCAAACCACCTAAACCTAAGCCTGGTATGTTTTCAAATTGCTTGCGCAGATGTATCCAATTAATATTTTCGGGCTCTCACGTACGAAAGTTGTAgtttttcttaattcaaatgacATGTAATTATCTAAATAATATCAGTATGTGAGTCTGATTACGTTTGCTACCTCACAGACAACTTTTTTGAAATGAGCCCACCAAACCAAACTCAGAACAAACGACAAGCCGCGAACATACATGaatattaattacaaacaaCTGCCTGATATCAAGCAGTtacatataattcaaaaatgtgCAATcgaattcaaaaatatatattgcagatcaaaaaaacaaccttgacaaattacaaaacaaagatGAGAGCGAGAAGAATGAAGAAGAAGACTACGTGACTGTTCAAATTCCAAAACCACCTAAACCTAAGCCTGgtatgttttacaaatagtaACTACGTCTTATTTGCTTGCGCAGATGtatccatttaatattttcaggCTCTCACGTACGAAAGTTGTAGTTTTTCTCAATCCAAATGCCATGGTTGTAATTAtctaaataatatcattatgtgAGTCTGATTACGTTTGCTACCTCACAGACAACTTTTTTGAAATGAGCCCACCAAACCAAACTCAGAACAAACGACAAGCCGCGAACATACATGaatattaattacaaacaaCTGCCTGATATCAAGCAGTtacatataattcaaaaatgtgAAATCGaattccaaaacaaatattgcagaTCAAAAAAACAACcctgacacaaaacaaaacaaagatgaGAGCGAGAAGAATGAAGAAGAAGACTACGTGACTGTTCAAATTCCAAAACCTCCTAAACCTAAGCCTGgtatgttttacaaatagtaACTATGTCTTGTTTGCTTGCGCAGGCGTATGTTCGCGATATCTTTAGGCAATCACTAACGAATTCATGAAATATATGCTGCCATTAAAAAACTATAATACAATGTTGTTTCACACCATCCAAATGAGCTTTTTTGCAGATCTAAATGAACCTACTAAACCAAGCACAGAACAAACCGCACGCCGCGAACATAAGGAAGAAGATTATATGACAGTAAAAATTCCGACACCTACTAAGACTGGTATGCAATTATTCTTGTAAACTTCGAATGCAGTATTTAGTACATACTTATTTCAGTAGTCTATTACTAAGTAACTTAACATCATAGGTAAATATACCTAAAGTAACAGTGCAACTGTACATTTTCTTAGGCCATTCTCCACATCAAAATGAGTGTTGTTTACCTTAATTAAAACATAAGCCCTGTTTAAAGTAATAGTACACATACACTTGTagaattcattttatttttgtacatacgTCGAAAACCGTTGATTCCAATTAAAAGCAAACTGCCTGATATCAAAATGTGACAtctaattaaaacatatacactGCAGATCAGAACACCAACCCTGACACAAAAGGAAACAAAGACGAAAGCGATATGAATGAAGACAAAGACTAACAGACTGTTGAAATCCCAAATGAACCAAACCTAAGCCTCGTAGGTATTACAAATAGTATGTTATGTACCTTTCGCAAATGTCTCTGCCAAATATATTCGGACACTCATAATGGAATGTATTTAGCAAAAAAGCATGTATAGACAGTTGTAAAATAAgatcatttaaacatgtatccAGCACAGGATGGTTTTCATTAAAGAACATCTGCACATAGCCATTTGGACATAATGGTTAATTTACTAGCATAATATGGGAATACAACTTGCATGATATCAGGTAGGTCTCACTAGGACAGttgtgtaatattttgtttcaaagattAAATATAGATAGATAATATAAGAATTGTACTTGAAATGTGTTGTTGGTATAAACAAAAGTGGTGTTTTCGtttacaatacttatgtgaaaaactacagaaacaagctcagtatcaaaaagtttaaacataagcccggtttaatggcactgggtaaacgccaaagacatagaacacaaaacaatcacaaacaagaaacatggaagaagtAAATCCTTCGGAATCATTGAATagatttagaaaataaaatctaGATAGTCTTCTGTGTTCTGACCTTGGTGTTGTGTTCTTCTTGGAAATCTGTTTTCTTAAATAGTGTTATACAAACCGTTGTTCaagttttaaaccaaaaaaaaacatatttgaaattattattattatcttcaGTTGTTTTATTACTGCGGtcaaaaacagaacaaagcatttaattactatcaacgTGCATTCCCTGGAGAAAATAGCTGACTAGcgattttacaattttatattaaacacagTATTGATACACCgtcaaatttcaaattaaagaaTCGAATGCTTTTGTCGAATATCCACAGAAAAATGAGAAACAAGACATAAAACCCGAGAAAATACAGGACGACGATGACAGTGCAAACATGCCAACAGTAAAAAAGCGTCCAGACAAAGCCAAAACTGAAGTCGAAGAAGAAGACGTGCAGGTTGAAATAATCATCATTCCTACAACAGAACGGGTTTTGCAGACGATTTGATTAAAACCAGTTCAAGCGAACTTGGCCAGCTGAAAGTGGTTTCGTCACCAAATTATTTTGCCAAGATTCTTTACTGTTTAAATaccttataatataaatatatatattacaatagAAATATTTTCGACAAAAGATaataagtaaaatgtaaatttatatttgcaaCCTTTACAATTATAGCTCTTCTAATATATTCTGGATCAATGACCTGACCAGTGCTATtcggtattatttttttaacaatggcaTTTATATACCTggataaactgttttaaatattgcatttgtcAAAAGAAACtaactttaaaacatatatataatattcatgttttaaaacacattttggagaagaaaaatatatttgggaAATACGTGTATGAATATCCTGCtcaatgtacattttttaagGGGATAGACACCagataaaacaaaagcaaaagaaacagaaaattttcaaaaactttatgaaaaagacatcgttgtgtacaatgcattaatcTAACTGATGTGTCACATAGCGTACGATGCATGAatcttttgcatttttgtgcatttttacTATTCGAAATTTACTACCGTTGTCTATCACGTATATCccagtaattttaaaaatagcgtcggtatataactgtactcataaacagttattatttaaactgataaCCTTATGGAACTTTTTAAAcagggaaacacagatgagacagcaacataaTTGTTTCGTTTATCACTTTTACCAAGTAAAGTAACGGATAATCCTCCTACTAGCgcgcattgacaattctatgcttatttgaggaaatactgtatttgccgattatTGGACCAtttggtgtctagccccttcaATTGTGTGATGTCGTGTTTCTACTATGTATTCCTTTATcaggaaaaaacaaacacttttgaTGTACATCAATATTCTTCTTGTAATGTCCTTATCTATTCAAGGTATTTgtcctttttatcaaattaataaatatctaaGCAGATAGATTCgtctttaattttcaaaacaataaatgaatttcatttgAACGAGCCGAGCCGTCAGATTTATGCGATGCATCTTCCAAGAAGTCATTTTTCCTGCATCATATTGtgtttagaataattatatgtgtacttattaattttgtgttgttgtttttttttaagaaagattagtgaacttaaagctgcactctcacagattgaacgttttgacaacttttttattttttgtcttggaacgagccattttttttgtgaaaatccatggcaACCAGTGGtataggactgctgacaaaaaatagatcgcagatttttatatttaagttaaaaaaatcatgttttatgcatttttcttaaacgttatgccataaaacattatttttgaacggaaatatgcaaatctgcgctctgatcttttgtcagcaatcttttatcattagtgtgcagatatttacgcaaaaaattgctctttccaagacaaaaaataaaaaagttgtaaaaacggtaaatctgtgagagtgcagctttaaagtaaaataCGTAAAGTcacgaaaaagaaaaaaagtgttttcaaaaCATGGAAACGATTGTGTTATAACTGTTGCTCTTTATGCAACAAAACAGCCGTTAGAATTCAGATAACGTCAGGTAGTTTTTTAAAGAGCGTTTCGAATCTCAAGTCCTCGAATGACGCAAAGCTTTATGTTTGACAGTAACATCCGGGACTAAAATCTAGATTTGGAAGAGGTAATTAAATTGTGAGAATCTAATATCTAAGATATACAAGTTTATCTAGGAACAAGCCAGGTATCTATTAATTAGCGAATAACCTGTTTGAAGGAACACCGTTGCCGACAAAAATACCCTGGGAATTGTTAAGGAAGAATTGATCGAGTGTTATACAGCTTTGTTGTACTACTAAAAGATCAGATTTCGATATAGTAATGGTTTTTGAATAATAACTTCGGATTGGATGGGATTCTCTCCCCTCTTTATTCGTATTCTCATATATAATCGTTTGACACACATCTGggattttttaattattttaatttaatcctTTTTCTTGATTTGAGAGACATGTACACAATACATgacaagaaaaacaacagagAAACGGAAACAGGCCAGAGTTCATTTTCATAGTAATATTGATTACGttcatataaaaatgacatgcaaagggattgtGACATAAATTCCATCAGTTAAGGGGTTTTTCCGTATTTCTTCTTACGTGTATTGCattgtgttcttttttaataaaacgaaTGTTCGTGTTATTCTATATAGCACCCTTCATGCCTGCTTTAAATGgttgatatatgtatatcattacGGAAGGAAGTTTCTTCTTTGGTCCATCTCTTGTTACAGCACATCAATATTACATAGGTTGCATAGGATAAAACAGCAAACACGTCGGAATAAAATGGCCTTTGTATGATGCTCTGACCAACGTCGACAACAACGTTCACGTGAAGTGCGGTCAATTGAGTTAACTTGTCGACTAATTATTTAAACCGAAGGCTTCGAACGTAAAGATCTTTGCCATTACAATAGAAACCATCCTTGCCAGTTCGATAGTAACCATCCTTGCGATTACAATAGTAACCATCAATTATTGCCATTACGATAGTAGCCATCCGTGCCATTTCGATAGTAACCATCCTTGCAATTTTGATAGTAGCCATCCTTGCCATTATGATAGTTACCATCCTTGCAATTACGTTAGTTACTATCCTTGCCATTTCGATAGTAACCATTCTTGCCATTTCGATAGTAACCATCCTTGCCATTTCGATAGTAACCATCCTTGCCATTTTGATGGTAACAATCCTTGTCATTACGATAGTAACCATCCTTGCCATTTCGATAGTAACCATCCTTGCCATTTCGATAATAACCATGCTTGCCCTTTCGATAGTAACCATCCTTGCCATAACGATAGTTACCATCCTTGCCATGACGATAGTAACCATCCTTGCCATTGCGATAGTAGCATCCTTGCCATTACAATAGTAACCATCCATGTCATTACGATAGAAACCATCCTTGCCATTACGATAGTAACCATCCTTGCCATAACGATAATAACCATCCTTGCCACTATGATAGAAACCATCCTTGCCATTTCGTCAGTAACCATCCTTGCCATTTCGATAGTAACCATCCTTGCAATTACGCTAGTTACCATCCTTGCCATTACGATAGTAACCATCAATTATTGCCATTACGATAGAAACCATCCTTGTCATTTCGATAGTAACCATCCTTGCCATTTCGATAGTAACCATTTTTGCCATTTCGATGGTAACCATCCTTGCCATTACGATAGTAACCATCCTTGCCATTTCGATAGTAACCATCCTTGCCATTTCAATAGTAACCATCCTTGCCATTTCGATGGTAACCATCCTTGCCATTACGATAGTAAGCATCCTTGGCATTTTGATAGAATCCATATTTGTCATTACGATAGTAACCATCCTTGCAATTACGATAGTAACCATTTTTGCAATTACGATTATAACCATCCTTGCCATTACGATAATAACCATCCTTGCCATTACGATAGTTACCATCCTTGTCAATACGATAGTTACCATCTTTGTTATTACGATAGTAACCATCCTTGTCATTACGATAGTAACCATCCTTGTCATTTCGATAGTAACTATCCTTGCCATTACGATAGTTACCTTCCTTGTCATTACGATAGTAACCATCCTTGCCAGTTCGATAGTAACCATCCTTGCGATTACAATAGTAACCATCAATTATTGCCATTACGATAGTAGCCATCCTTGCAATTTCGATAGTAGCCATCCTTGCCATTATGATAGTAACCATCCTTGCAATTACGTTAGTTACTATCCTTGCCATAACGATAATAACCATCATTGTCATTACGATAGTAACCATCCTTGCCATTACGATAGTAACCATCCTTGCAATTACGATAGTAACCATCCTTGCCATTACGATAGTAACCATCCTTGCAATTACGATTATAACCATCCTTGCCATTACGATAGTAACCATCCTTGTCATTTCGATAGTAACTATCCTTGCCATTACGATAGTTACCTTCCTTGTCATTACGATAGTAACCATCCTTGCCAGTTCGATAGTAACCATCCTTGTCATTACGATAGTAACCATCCTTGCCAGTTCGATAGTAACCATCCTTGCGATTACAATAGTAACCATCAATTATTGCCATTACGATAGTAACCATCCTTGCAATTTCGATAGTAGCCATCCTTGCCATTATGATAGTAACCATCCTTGCAATTACGTTAGTTACTATCCTTGCCATTTCGATAGTAACCATTCTTGCCATTTCGATAGTAACCATCCTTGCCATTTCGTTAGTAACCATCCTTGCCATTGCGAAAGTAACCATCCTTGCTATTACGATAGTAACCATCCTTGCCATTACGATAGTAACCATCCTCGCCATTTCAATCAAGGGGCGTCCAACCTCTCACGAAACCGAAACATATTTATGGTTTAATTGTTACAAGGGTTTGTGAATCCTATTGATTATCTGTGTTCTGAAATAGTGAATTCTGGTGcagaatatttattatcttattttgtaaatcactTGAGGATGAACTTTTCCATTGTAACagttaatataaaacatgtttttcaaaagttgAATATCAATAAAACGTGCACAATACTCCTTAAGTTTGGAATTTATGCATATCGGGATCCCagttaaagtatttttattttctaccTGGTTAGCATGACATGTTTATGATTATAGAGCGCATAACATACCTATTAATCATTGTATCAGATATATTGGACAAGACGTTTTGAACCAAAGTCATTTTGTGTGTTAAATACACAAAGTTGtagtataataatattatataaaaatgtatatatcaaaGGATATGGTTGTTTATACGGtaacaaatgtgttttatttaattctatTTATAAGTGAATTTAAGGTGGCGAATATGAGCTAACCTTGTTCGGGGTGCGGCCCGGGCTATTATTGTTCAACTGACGGTGTTAGAACAGGATGCTTAGCTTGCGAAGATGGCTACTACAAACCTGGTTATAATGCAGCCACTTTCTGTAATCCGTGTTAGACATTTTGTCCAGGAAATGCGCTAGTTGAAGAGCGGGAATTTATATCTAAAAACTGTACAAAGGCAGAAGATAGTGTGTGTAGTTGTAAACACGGGTTTTACCGCGAGTACAACATGAATGGTCTCTGTCTTAAATGGACGGAATGTGATGTTGGTTTTGGAGTAATTATTCCAGGAAAGAAAAAATACTACATGATTTGTGTCAATATTGTCACTATTTGACACCTTTTTGACGTATGTATCTACGCCTGTGAATGTGTCCGATATCCATTTAACCATGTGACTTGAGTTCTGGTCTGGATACACataaattgatgaaaatgacTCCAAATGTACTTTGTTCacatgttaaagatgcactctaactcccaaAATTGAGTTTCCActaccaaaaatgatgaataaatgccgaaaacaatggttgaaatgaaggataccgaaacacggcatttctaccttatgagacgacaGTAGATCATtcttaatcttttagcactcaccaatcatgtAATAGTTTAGCGTTTCAGCTATTaattacacggttacaatcttgttatctgtAATTGAtacataaattcattatttagtaagtagtttaaggtttgtaattccagatttatgtttagatttatgtttgttattcatgtgtatgtattgactgTGAACAAGAGTGTCACATTAAGTCTACAATAAATTAAACGGCACCGGTATTTTAGTACTTTTTAAACCCTTTAAAGTTAAAAAGCTATTTCTGCTTATCATTTGCAATCACGAATGAAACACGTACATTTTCCAATGAAGTGTAATTAGTCCCATatgttattatatcattaaacgCAAGGTCAATAAAAGTCTCTTAAATATCATTGACAGCTGTAGTattaagaaaatgtacattCTTCATGTTAGATAAATCACTTAAATCTCTCACTTCATAAAATCGTGCACGGTATGTAAATGTCttgtttacaattataatgGAAGGGTTCTCAAATTGATTTTAAGATAACATGACGCGCATATTGAGTTTCAAAATGGCTCATTTGTGATATATTAATGTGTTATATTCAACAGGCACAGATATAAATGATGTTGTTTGTGAGCAATGCAAGGAATGGTTTACCTCCGATAAGATATCATCGACAGAGCAATGTCtgaagaaacaaacaattggTAATAACGAAATTAGATTACTTGTATTTGCTTAGTctaaaaacataattaacttAAACTTCAAAAAAGTAGTAATACTAAAAGTTGTATTTGACTTTGATTGGCCTTGTTTGCAGTAACAGGCCCAACACAGttattatactaatttgtttCCTATTTCACTGCCAAACAAAATAGGTTAGGCTCATTATGCAAGTTCAATTGGCAATAATCACTTCTGCCAAGTCTATACAATGAGACAGATGTAAGTTAAGTCCGCATATTGGGATTGTAAATGTGGGTGTAGTCTATACAATGAGACAGATGTAAGTTAAGTCCGCATATTAGGATTGTAAACGTGGGTGTAGTGTATGTGGATATATCCCCGGGACCGTAAACAGGAgctttataagaaatatttggTTTGATTGTCCTCATGCAAGAGAATATTGTATTACAAATTAGTGAATTCTGGCGCTGAAGGAGGCGGGTGCTGGGGAGCGGGGTGGATGTTGCTCTGGGTGCGCATGTATGTTCCATTTCGACGCAACATTAAGGTGAACATTAACCAATATAATTTTTACTATGAGACCCTTGGAAgcagaataaaacatttaaagttgaGATGCCTGGTGAACAGGTGAATAGGTACCCTGTGTGGCGTTTATCAGGCCCTTTTAGAGAGAAGTGGGCACGTGTTCTACAACTTTACATACAATACGTAGTGATTGggcttaaataataataataataataataataataataataataataataataataataataataataataataataattaataacaataataataataataataataataataataataataataataataataatttgtttccaAGTACAATGCCAAATATAAAAGGCTAGGTTTTGTCGGgatcttttcattttttttttttgttttaatcaagcTACTGAATATCACTCTCACAGTTAAAACAGTTCCCATTAAGTATTGGGcaactttaacatttaaaaccaaATCATTCACGATTATTACCAAGAATATAGTAAATAAAGGTTATTATTGAGGTTTCCATTGGTATTTGGTTGCTATCTATACAAAAAAACTTGTTATAGTTAATTGTCAGTGTGACTCTGACATTCCATTTAAATGTTAGTTAACAGTTGATCTCTActacaaacaaatgcattttggAATCCCACAGATTATTATATTTAGAAAGAAAAGACACGGTTGTAAATCTTcatatatacattaacttgaTGTGTAGTATCTTTTTGTTAAATGTCTGTTTAACCGTTGATTCTATCGTAGTTTTAATAGGTGAAACTATCACACAAGCATTAAAATCACTAAAACACCTTAAGGACAATGCAGAAATAGGAACATTATGAAAAGGCAAAATACAAAAGTACTAAAGGTTTAAACCACAAAAACACCTCGTAGACGATGACAGCAAAAGATGAGAACAAGCGTAGAAAAATGTCACATATGCCGTTATTACATGCGTCCTGGCCcctatttctcgaaacttcttaagcttaacaggcttaagtcgcttatttcaattagccaaaatacatactgacaattgattttgataaatgaaaaatggtttattctgataatcatacagattattcctacataatttctaaaaattcttgaagaagtaaatataattcattttatagaataacaaaaatagtgagattagcttagtcctgttataagggacttaagaagtttcgagaaattggggcctggtgatAAACTCTTTTTTAAAGTTAGCAAGGAGCtataaacagtgtgtgtataccacgtgataaatttcgtcataaatgctacgtcttaagg is from Mya arenaria isolate MELC-2E11 chromosome 9, ASM2691426v1 and encodes:
- the LOC128246132 gene encoding translation initiation factor IF-2-like, with protein sequence MAIIDGYYCNRKDGYYRTGKDGYYRNDKEGNYRNGKDSYYRNDKDGYYRNDKDGYYRNNKDGNYRIDKDGNYRNGKDGYYRNGKDGYNRNCKNGYYRNCKDGYYRNDKYGFYQNAKDAYYRNGKDGYHRNGKDGCYYRNGKDGYYRHGKDGNYRYGKDGYYRKGKHGYYRNGKDGYYRNGKDGYYRNDKDCYHQNGKDGYYRNGKDGYYRNGKNGYYRNGKDSN
- the LOC128246133 gene encoding uncharacterized protein LOC128246133; translation: MAIIDGYYCNRKDGYYRTGKDGYYRNDKDGYYRTGKDGYYRNDKEGNYRNGKDSYYRNDKDGYYRNGKDGYNRNCKDGYYRNGKDGYYRNCKDGYYRNGKDGYYRNDNDGYYRYGKDSN